The following DNA comes from Mycoplasma phocoenae.
ATTTTAGAATAATTCTTGTTGCTTTTTTGTTAGTTGTTTGTAAGATTGCGATTGCTTCATGAGTTGTTTTGTAACGTACTAAGTCAGCTACTAGACGTGCTTTACGTGCTGAAATTCTTTGTGTTTTAACGCTTGCGAAAGCTGTTTTATCAAATTTTGCTTGCATTATTTTTTCTTACCTTTGTCAGCACCGTGACCTGAATATGTACGTGTAGGTGAAAATTCTCCTAATTTGTGTCCAACCATGTCAGGACTTACAAATACATCATTGAAAACTTTTCCATTGTGTACTTGGAAGGTTAATCCAACAAAGTCTGGGAAGATTGTTGAACGACGGCTTCATGTTTTAATTGGACGTTTTGGAGCATCTCCAGATAGGATAGCTTGAACTTTTTTCATTAAGTGGTCATCACAGAATGGACCTTTTTTAAGTGATCTAGCCATTATTTACTTACCTTTCTTCTTCTCATGATTAATTTATTTGATGATTTTTTAGTTGAACGAGTTTTCACTCCAAGAGCTTTTTTACCTCATGGTGTAAGTGGAGCTTTACGTCCAATAGGTTGACGTCCTTCCCCTCCTCCATGTGGGTGATCAATTGGGTTCATTGCTGATCCACGAACTGTAGGACGAATTCCTAAGTGACGGTTACGACCAGCTTTACCAATGTTAACTAATGAGTGTTCTTCATTTCCAACTACACCAACTGTTGCACGACAATCTTTTAAAATTTTTCTAACTTCACCTGATTTTAATCTAACAATTACATATCTACCATTTTCTTCATGTCCTAGAACTTGTGCACTTGTTCCAGCACTACGAGCGATAATACCACCCGCTTTTGGTTGTAATTCAATATTGTGAATTAATGTACCATCAGGAATGTTTTTTAAAGCTAGTGTGTTACCAACTTTGATATCTGTTGATTCTCCTGAGATAATTTTGCTTCCAACTGTTAATCCTTTAGGAGCTAAGATGTATCTTTTTTCTCCATCTTTATATACTACTAAAGAAATGTTGGCGCTACGGTTTGGATCGTATTCGATTGTTTTAACTGTTGCTTCAATTCCGTCTTTATTACGTTTGAAGTCAATTAAACGATATTTACGTTTTGTTCCGCCTCCATGGTGTCTTGTGGTAATGATTCCACGGTTGTTTCTACCTGCGTGTTTTTTTAATGGTACAAGTAGAGATTTTTCAGGAGCATGTCCAGTTAGATTTTGTTTGTAATCTAATGATGACATGTTCCGTCTACCATTGGAGGTTGGCTTGTAATGTTTAACAGCCATAATTTCTCCTTTTTTTTACTTAAAAATATTTATTTCTTTTAAGTGTCTTTTTGTCTGTGAGCATTCTTCTTATAGGTTATTCAAGAAGAAGCATTTCGATTTATTAACACGATTATTTTTGTGCTTTTTTAGCTTCAGCTTTTTTAATTTTTTCAGCTGCTTTTTTTTCTGCGTCGCTTAATTCGTTATTTTGTGTTGCGACTGCCTTGGTTTCTTTAACTTCTTCTGATTTAACATCTTCTGGGAAGAAGTTGATTTCGCTTCCTGCTGCTAGAAATACCATAGCTTTTTTATATGCTGATGTGTATCCTGAGAAACGACCTACTCTTTTAGCTTTACGGTTAACTTTTAGAATGTTTACTTTTTCAACTTTTACATTAAAGATAAATTCAACAGCTTTTCTAACTTCAACTTTGTTTGTACGTTTGTCAACTGCAAATGTGATAACTCTATGGTTTTCATCACTCATTTGTTGATAAGTTTTTTCAGTTAAAATAGGATATTTAATAATGTCGTTTAATTTCATTATTTAACCAATCTTTCTAAAGCTTTTAAATCTTCAGATGAAATAACTAATACATCTGCTGCGATTAATGCTTCTACTTGTAATGAAGTAACTTTAACTGTTTCAACGTTTTGCATGTTACGAGCTGATAAAAATACATTTAAATTACTTGTAACTACTAATACGTGTTTTAATGAGTCTAAGTTGTTGTCTTTTAATTGTTTTGCAAATTCTTTTGTTGATGGATTTTCCAATGTAAATTCGTGTACTAATACGTGTTTTGCTTTTGCTAATTGGCTTAAAGCACTTTTAACTGCTAATGCACGAACTTTTTTGTTAACTTTTAATGAGTAGTTTTTATTTGTAGTAGGTCCGAATGCACGTCCCCCACCTACGAATACTGGTGTACGTAATGAACCTGTTCTAGCACGTCCAGTTCCTTTTTGTCTTCATGGTTTTTTACCTGTTCCAGATACTTCACCACGGTTTTTAACTTTGTGAGTCGAGAATCTTCTTGATGCACGATCACTCATGATTGTGTCAAATACAGCTTGTGCATGTAATTCTTCTAACCCAAATAAGTTAACTGGTAATGATTTTGCTTCAAATGTAACATCAGTTGGTTTTGATTTTTCAACTTTAACTGCTTCATTTGTTGATTTTTTAGTTGCTGGTTTTTTAGAAGTGTTTGCTAATCTTGCTTTTTGTGCTTCTTTGAATTTTTTCTCGTTAGCTTTTTTAGTTTCTGCATCGTCGTTTGAGTCAACAACAATAACTTCAGCTGGATTTTCAGATTTTAATGTTTTGATAGTTCTAACGTATTTTCCGCCTTTTTGGAATCATAATGTAGCATCAAGATTTAAACTTTTAAATTTTTTAACAGCTTCGTCTTGATGTTCAAATTCTCCAATAGCTTCTTCGTTAGCTTTTTTTAATGATCAGTAATCTTTACGATTTTCTTCAGCACCGTCTCTTAGAGTACAGTATCATCTTTCACGTGTTGATTTAACATCTGCCATTATTCTTCTCCATTTTCTTTATCTGCTTCAGCTTGTGCATCAGCTTCTTCTTTAGCTTCTTGAGCTTCAGCGATAACTTTTTTCATTTCAGCAACAGTCATATCAGTAGTTAATTCTGCACCGAATTTTTTAGCTTCTTCAAATAATTCATTTTTCACAAGAGCAATTTTTAAATCTACTAATGTGATAGCTTCTTTTTTAGCAACATTTTTAGCATTTTGTTTAACGATTACAAATGCGTTTTTAGGTCCTGGTACTGAACCTTTAACGATTAATAAGTTATTTTCAACATCTACTAAAACAACTTCTAAGTTTTGCATTGTTGATTTTTGAGCTCCTAAATGACCAGGCATTGTCATTCCTTTAACAACTTTGTTTCCAGAAATGTCCCCGATTGATCCGGTTTGACGAACAGGTTTTGAACCTCCCCCTCCACCGTGTGATTTAGGTCCTATTTTTTGGTTGTGACGTTTAATAGTTCCGGCAAATCCTTTTCCTTTTGAAATTGATGTAACATCAACAATTTCCCCAGCTTCGAAAATGCTTGCGTCAACTAATTGACCTAAATCGTAACCATTCATGTTACGGATTTCTTTTACGAAGCGCTTAGGTGTTGTGTTAGCTGCTTTGAATCTATTAATTTCAGGTTTTTTGATTCTTGATTGTTTTTTGTCTTCAGTAGCAAGTTGAGTAGCAACGTACCCATCTTTTTCTGCTGAAAGAACTTTAGTAACAACATTTGGTTTAACTTCAATTACAGTAACTGGTAAAGCAATACCTGTGTTAGTAAATAATTGAGTCATTCCAACTTTACGTCCTAAGATTCCTTTCATATATTTCCTTTCAATATTTGGTTGTTTATTTTGATTAAGTATATATTCACATATATACGTGCGCGTACAGAGTAATAAAATAAATACTGTTATTATTTAACAGTTTTAACGCTAATTTGAACACCAGCTGGTAATTCTAAACGTTGGAATTGATCAGCTAGTTTTTCGTTCACACCGTCTACATAAATTAAACGTTTGTGTGTTCTTGACTCGAATTGTTCACGTGATTTTTTGTTAACGTGTACAGAACGAAGAATTGTGATGATTTCTTTTTTTGTTGGCAATGGAATTGGTCCACTTACAACTGCTTTTTCACCATTAGCTAAAGCAATAACTTTTAATGCTGCTGCGTCAACTAATTTGTGATCAAAAGATTTCATTTTGATTTGTAGTTTCATTTGTTCTCCTTGTTCATTTTTGTTTGAACTGACTCTACATAAATTGTTGAATACCGAGATGAACAACTAAGCTCGGTGTTTCATAACCTTATGTGTCATTGTCTGTAGTTGCTAAATTATTATAACAAAAATATTAAAAAAAAGCCAATAAAGTGGTTTTTTTGAAAATCAAGTTTTTTTAATTAATTGAATATAAAAGTGTGAACAATATAATAACCATTAAATATAAAATAATACTTAATCATACTAATACTTTTAAAGTAGTTGTTCCTTTTTTATAGTGTAAATAATCGTAAATACATGTACTTACTAAAACACTGATTGATGAAATGAATCAAAAACTTAAAAATATACCATCTTTTAAATAATGTTTATCTGCAGTGATTTTTAAAGACATTAAAATAATCATGGGTAATACAATGATTAAAAAATATGTGCTAAATGTTTGAAATCCCTTTAACATACTTTTGTTTAATCTAATTCTTTTATTGTTTAATTTTATTTGTTTCATTATTTCATTATACTTTTAAGCTTAAAAAAAGTATAAAAAAAAATCGCTTTAAGCGATGCTAAATCTCTGAAAACTGAATAGAAAGTTTTGTATTTTACGTCAACATATAGAATTTACTATTAAACCATTCAATTTATTAGTACTGGTCAGCTGAATGTATTTCTACACTTACACCTCCAGCCTATCAACCTCATAGTCTATAAGGAATTTCAAGGGAATATTCATCTCTGAGGAGGCTTCCCGCTTAGATGCTTTCAGCGGTTATCCTTTCCGTACTTGGCTACCCAGCTATGCTTCTGGCGAAACAACTGGTGCACCATAGGTACGTCCACTCCGGTCCTCTCGTACTAAGAGCAGCTCTCATCAATATTCCAACGTCCACATCAGATAGGAACCGAACTGTCTCACGACGTTCTGAACCCAGCTCGCGTACCGCTTTAATGGGCGAACAGCCCAACCCTTGGAACCGACTCCAGCTCCAGGATGCGATGAGCCGACATCGAGGTGCCAAACCTTCCCGTCGATGTGATCTCTTGGGGAAGATAAGCCTGTTATCCCCGGGGTAGCTTTTATCCGTTGAGCGACGGCCTTTCCATGAAGAACCGCCGGATCACTAAGTCCTGCTTTCGCACCTGCTCGACTTGTAGGTCTCACAGTCAATCACACTTTTACCTTTATGCTCTACATACAGTTTCTGACTGTATTGAGTGTAACTTTGAACGCCTCCGTTACCCTTTGGGAGGCGACCGCCCCAGTCAAACTACCCACCACGCACTGTCCTCCTACCGGATCACGGTAGCAAGTTAGAATTTCAAATTAACAAGGGTGGTATTTCAAGGATGACTCCATCCAAACTAGCGTCTGGACTTCAAAGTCTCCCACCTATCCTACACATGTTAAGCCAAAATTCAATACGAAGTTATAGTAAAGCTCCACGGGGTCTTTTCGTCTTGATGCGGATCCCCAGCGTTTTCACTGGGACCATAATTTCACCGAGTCCAATGTTGAGACAGTTAAGAGATGATTGCGCCTTTCGTGCAGGTCAGTATTTAGCCGACAAGGAATTTCGCTACCTTAGGACCGTTATAGTTACGGCCGCCGTTCACCCGGGCTTCAAATCAACGCTTCGCATAAAGCTAACGCATCATCTTAACCTTCGGGCACTGGGCAGGCGTCACCCCATATACATCGTCTTGCGACTTAGCATAGAGCTGTGTTTTTGATAAACAGTTCCCCTCACATTTTACTGCGGCCTCCCCGATGGGGTAGGCATCCCTTCTTGCGAACTTACGGGATAATTTTGCAGAGTTCCTTAACATTGGTTTTCTCGCTCGCCTTAGAATACTCATCTTGGGGACGTGTGTCCGTTCTCGGTACGGGTCCCTTAAAACTTAAGTTAGCAGCTTTTTTAAGAAGCCTGGAATCACATAATTCGTTACTTTGTTGCCATTTCACTATGCATCACACTTCAAGGTTATGTCGCTAGGGATTTGCCTCCAGCGGCCCTCTTTGTGCTTACCCCACAATCCGATAAGTGGTAATGCTATCCTTCTCCGTCACTACATCACATTTTAAGGAAGTACAGGAATATTAACCTGTGGTCCATCGGCTACGCCTTTCGGCCTCGTCTTAGGTCCCGACTAACCCTGGGTGGACGAACCTTGCCCAGGAAACCTTCCCCAATAGGCGTCAGAGATTCTCACTCTGAATCGTTACTCATACCGGCATTCTCACTTCTAAGCGCTCCACCAGTCCTCACGGTCTGGCTTCAATGCCCTTAGAACGCTCTCCTAACGCACTTACGTGCCCGTAGCTTCGGTATTGTGTTTTAGTCCCGTTAAATTATTGGCACAGGGTCTCTCGACTAGTGAGCTATTACGCACTCTTTAAACGATGGCTGCTTCTAAGCCAACATCCTAGCTGTTTAAGAAACCCCACAACCTTTCTCACTTAACACAATTTTGGGACCTTAGCTGACGATCTGGGTTGTTTCCCTCGCGAGCATCGACGTTATCACCGATGTTCCGACTGCATGATAATTCATAATGGTATTCGGAGTTTGATTATAGTCAGTACAGCTAGGCGCCGCCATTCCATATTCAGTGCTCTACCCCCACTACTTAACATCACACGCTAGCCCTAAAGCTATTTCGAAGAGAACCAGCTATCTCCAAGTTCGATTGGAATTTCACCCCTACCCACAAGTCATCCGGGCACTTTTCAGCGTACTACGGTTCGACCCTCCGCTTAGTATTACCTAAGTTTCAGTCTGCTCATGGGTAGATCACCTGGTTTCGGGTATATAACAACATACTAAAGCGCCCATTTCAGACTCGATTTCTCTACGGCTTCGCTTTATTCCACTTAACCCTGCATGTTGTCATAACTCGCCGGTCCATACTGCAAGATGTACGCCATCACCCATTAACGGGCTCTGACTAACTGTAAGTAATTGGTTTCAGATTCTATTTCACTCCCCTCTCGGGGTTCTTTTCACCTTTCCCTCACGGTACTAGTTCACTATCGGTGTCTGGTTAGTATTTAGCCTTACCGGATGGTCCCGGCAGATTCAGACAGGGTTTCACGTGCCCCGCCCTACTCAGGATACCACTAAGAGATTCACAAATTTCGCTTACAGGGCTTTCACCTTTTATTGCGGAGCATTCCAACTCCTTCTGCTATCTGTGAATTTTGTAACTCTATGTAAGTGGTCCTACAACCCCAGCATCAAGTGCTGGTTTGGGCTCTTCCCCGTTCGCTCGCCGCTACTCAGGGAATCATTATTTATTTTCTGTTCCTGTTGGTACTAAGATGTTTCAGTTCTCAACGTGTCTCTCTAACATGACTATGTATTCATCATGTAGTAACTAAAGATTAATCTAGTTAGGTTTCCCCATTCGGAAATCCCGTTTCGTAGCTTATTTCCAGCTCCACGAGGCTTATCGCAGGTAATCGCGTCCTTCATCGACTTCCAGACCCAAGGCATCCACCAAAAACTCTTACTTATTTAATAGTATGACCTATTGTCCTAATTGTTATATTTTTAAAATTAGAAATTAGATATGATATGTATTCTATAGGTTGATCAAAACGTTTGAAATATTGTTTTGTTTATATTACAAATGTCTTTTCTATTCAGTTTTCAAAGATCTATTTGAGGATAGAACCCTCAAAACTGGATATAAATAGTAGTCCATAAACTAATAAATGTTTTTTTGTACGTTTGTTGTAATGAATTTATTGTTGAATTGTATATTGTTGTATTTGTTGTTCTTTCGAACAGGTGTACTCCGTAGAAAGGAGGTGATCCATCCCCACGTTCTCGTAGGGATACCTTGTTACGACTTCACCCCAGTCACCAATCCTACCTTAGACAGTCGTCTCCGAAGTTAACAAACCGGCTTCGGGCATTATCAGCTCCCATGGTGTGACGGGCGGTGTGTACAAGACTCGAGAACGTATTCACCGCAGCATGTCTGATCTGCGATTACTAGCGATTCCTACTTCATGAAGTCGAGTTGCAGACTTCAATCCGAACTGAGATCGATTTTTTGAGATTTGCTCCATATCACTATATTGCGTCTCTTTGTATCGACCATTGTAGCACGTGTGTCGCCCCACTCGTAAGAGGCATGATGATTTGACGTCATCCCCACCTTCCTCCTGGTTACCCAGGCAGTATTTCCAGAGTTATCAGCTCTATCTGTTATTAACTGAAAATAGGGGTTGCGCTCGTTATCGGACTTAACCGAACATCTCACGACACGAGCTGACGACAACCATGCACCATCTGTCATTCCGTTAGCCTCCACTATATCTCTATAGCTTTGCGGAAGATGTCAAGAGTGGGTAAGGTTCTCCGCGTATCTTCAAATTAAACCACATGCTCCACCGCTTGTGCGAGTCCCCGTCAATTCCTTTAAGTTTCACTCTTGCGAGCATACTACTCAGGCGGATCATTTAATGCGTTAGCTGCGTCAGTGAACTCTCCACCGACTAATGATCATCGTTTACAGCGTAGACTACCAGGGTATCTAATCCTGTTTGCTACCTACGCTTTCGTCCCTCAGTGTCAATATAGACCCAGTAAGCTGCCTTCGCCTTTGGTGTTCTTCCATATATCTACGCATTTCACCGCTTCACATGGAATTCCGCTTACCTCTATCTCATTCTAGTTTACCAGTATCTGATGCAAACCGGAGTTGAGCCCCGGGCTTTAACACCAGACTTAATAAACAACCTACGAACGCTTTACGCCCAATAATTCCGGATAACGCTTGCGACCTATGTATTACCGCGGCTGCTGGCACATAGTTAGCCATCGCTTTCTGGTTAGGTACCGTCAGCTTAGTGGCATTTCCTCCACTAAGTGTTCTTCCCTAACAACAGCACTTTACGACCCGAGGGCCTTCATCGTGCACGCTGTGTCGCTCCATCAGGCTTTCGCCCATTGTGGAATATTCCTTACTGCTGCCTCCCGTAGGAGTCTGGGCCGTATCTCAGTCCCAGTGTGGCCGTTCAGTCTCTCGACCCGGCTAAACATCATAGTCTTGGTAAGCCATTACCTTACCAACTAACTAATGTTCCGCACCCTCATCTTCCAGTGGGGCAAGCGCCCCTTTTACAACATTCTCATGCGAGATTATTGCGTATCCGGTATTAGCAAGCGTTTCCGCTTGTTATCCCAATCTGAAAGGTAGATTAGGCACGTGTTACTCACCCATTCGCCACTAGTAGCAAGCTACTCGTTCGACATGCATGTATTAAGCACACAGCCAGCGTTCATCCTGAGCCAGGATCAAACTCTTAAAAATAATTGAATTGACGTTTATGGTATTTATATCCAGTTTTAAAAGAACTATCGCTTTATTTGCGCAACTTTAATTATACTAGATAATTTAAATTTTATTTAATTTTATTTAAATATTTTTAGCTTTATTTTTGTTAACGCAAGTTGCTTATTAATAATACCATAAAAAAAACAAATTTACAAATATTTTTATTTTTTTTATTTTTATTTTTTACAACTTAATAAATACTGTTTTTTTGTCTTATTTTTTTCTATATATATAAGGTAAAAAAACATATTTTTAGTTAAAAATTAGAAATTTTATTCGTTTTTTTATTAAAAATAAATATTTAGTTATAACAATATTTTTTATTTTTAATAGAGTTTTGCTTTCAAAAATAAAAAAAATCGCTTAAAGCGATGCTAAATCTCTGAAAACTGAATAGAAAGTTTTGTATTTTACGTCAACATATAGAATTTACTATTAAACCATTCAATTTATTAGTACTGGTCAGCTGAATGTATTTCTACACTTACACCTCCAGCCTATCAACCTCATAGTCTATAAGGAATTTCAAGGGAATATTCATCTCTGAGGAGGCTTCCCGCTTAGATGCTTTCAGCGGTTATCCTTTCCGTACTTGGCTACCCAGCTATGCTTCTGGCGAAACAACTGGTGCACCATAGGTACGTCCACTCCGGTCCTCTCGTACTAAGAGCAGCTCTCATCAATATTCCAACGTCCACATCAGATAGGAACCGAACTGTCTCACGACGTTCTGAACCCAGCTCGCGTACCGCTTTAATGGGCGAACAGCCCAACCCTTGGAACCGACTCCAGCTCCAGGATGCGATGAGCCGACATCGAGGTGCCAAACCTTCCCGTCGATGTGATCTCTTGGGGAAGATAAGCCTGTTATCCCCGGGGTAGCTTTTATCCGTTGAGCGACGGCCTTTCCATGAAGAACCGCCGGATCACTAAGTCCTGCTTTCGCACCTGCTCGACTTGTAGGTCTCACAGTCAATCACACTTTTACCTTTATGCTCTACATACAGTTTCTGACTGTATTGAGTGTAACTTTGAACGCCTCCGTTACCCTTTGGGAGGCGACCGCCCCAGTCAAACTACCCACCACGCACTGTCCTCCTACCGGATCACGGTAGCAAGTTAGAATTTCAAATTAACAAGGGTGGTATTTCAAGGATGACTCCATCCAAACTAGCGTCTGGACTTCAAAGTCTCCCACCTATCCTACACATGTTAAGCCAAAATTCAATACGAAGTTATAGTAAAGCTCCACGGGGTCTTTTCGTCTTGATGCGGATCCCCAGCGTTTTCACTGGGACCATAATTTCACCGAGTCCAATGTTGAGACAGTTAAGAGATGATTGCGCCTTTCGTGCAGGTCAGTATTTAGCCGACAAGGAATTTCGCTACCTTAGGACCGTTATAGTTACGGCCGCCGTTCACCCGGGCTTCAAATCAACGCTTCGCATAAAGCTAACGCATCATCTTAACCTTCGGGCACTGGGCAGGCGTCACCCCATATACATCGTCTTGCGACTTAGCATAGAGCTGTGTTTTTGATAAACAGTTCCCCCTCACATTTTACTGCGGCCTCCCCGATGGGGTAGGCATCCCTTCTTGCGAACTTACGGGATAATTTTGCAGAGTTCCTTAACATTGGTTTTCTCGCTCGCCTTAGAATACTCATCTTGGGGACGTGTGTCCGTTCTCGGTACGGGTCCCTTAAAACTTAAGTTAGCAGCTTTTTTAAGAAGCCTGGAATCACATAATTCGTTACTTTGTTGCCATTTCACTATGCATCACACTTCAAGGTTATGTCGCTAGGGATTTGCCTCCAGCGGCCCTCTTTGTGCTTACCCCACAATCCGATAAGTGGTAATGCTATCCTTCTCCGTCACTACATCACATTTTAAGGAAGTACAGGAATATTAACCTGTGGTCCATCGGCTACGCCTTTCGGCCTCGTCTTAGGTCCCGACTAACCCTGGGTGGACGAACCTTGCCCAGGAAACCTTCCCCAATAGGCGTCAGAGATTCTCACTCTGAATCGTTACTCATACCGGCATTCTCACTTCTAAGCGCTCCACCAGTCCTCACGGTCTGGCTTCAATGCCCTTAGAACGCTCTCCTAACGCACTTACGTGCCCGTAGCTTCGGTATTGTGTTTTAGTCCCGTTAAATTATTGGCACAGGGTCTCTCGACTAGTGAGCTATTACGCACTCTTTAAACGATGGCTGCTTCTAAGCCAACATCCTAGCTGTTTAAGAAACCCCACAACCTTTCTCACTTAACACAATTTTGGGACCTTAGCTGACGATCTGGGTTGTTTCCCTCGCGAGCATCGACGTTATCACCGATGTTCCGACTGCATGATAATTCATAATGGTATTCGGAGTTTGATTATAGTCAGTACAGCTAGGCGCCGCCATTCCATATTCAGTGCTCTACCCCCACTACTTAACATCACACGCTAGCCCTAAAGCTATTTCGAAGAGAACCAGCTATCTCCAAGTTCGATTGGAATTTCACCCCTACCCACAAGTCATCCGGGCACTTTTCAGCGTACTACGGTTCGACCCTCCGCTTAGTATTACCTAAGTTTCAGTCTGCTCATGGGTAGATCACCTGGTTTCGGGTATATAACAACATACTAAAGCGCCCATTTCAGACTCGATTTCTCTACGGCTTCGCTTTATTCCACTTAACCCTGCATGTTGTCATAACTCGCCGGTCCATACTGCAAGATGTACGCCATCACCCATTAACGGGCTCTGACTAACTGTAAGTAATTGGTTTCAGATTCTATTTCACTCCCCTCTCGGGGTTCTTTTCACCTTTCCCTCACGGTACTAGTTCACTATCGGTGTCTGGTTAGTATTTAGCCTTACCGGATGGTCCCGGCAGATTCAGACAGGGTTTCACGTGCCCCGCCCTACTCAGGATACCACTAAGAGATTCACAAATTTCGCTTACAGGGCTTTCACCTTTTATCGCGGAGCATTCCAACTCCTTCTGCTATCTGTGAATTTTGTAACTCTATGTAAGTGGTCCTACAACCCCAGCATCAAGTGCTGGTTTGGGCTCTTCCCGTTCGCTCGCCGCTACTCAGGGAATCATTATTTATTTTCTGTTCCTGTTGGTACTAAGATGTTTCAGTTCTCAACGTGTCTCTCTAACATGACTATGTATTCATCATGTAGTAACTAAAGATTAATCTAGTTAGGTTCCCCCATTCGGAAATCCCCGTTTCGTAGCTTATTTCCAGCTCCACGAGGCTTATCGCAGGTAATCGCGTCCTTCATCGACTTCCAGACCCAAGGCATCCACCAAAAACTCTTACTTATTTAATAGTATGACCTATTGTCCTAATTGTTATATTTTTAAAATTAGAAATTAGATATGATATGTATTCTATAGGTTGATCAAAACGTTTGAAATATTGTTTTGTTTATATTACAAATGTCTTTTCTATTCAGTTTTCAAAGATCTATTTGAGGATAGAACCCTCAAAACTGGATATAAATAGTAGTCCATAAACTAATAAATGTTTTTTTATACGTTTGTTGTAATGAATTTATTGTTGAATTGTATATTGTTGTATTTGTTGTTCTTTCGAACAGGTGTACTCCGTAGAAAGGAGGTGATCCATCCCCACGTTCTCGTAGGGATACCTTGTTACGACTTCACCCCAGTCACCAATCCTACCTTAGACAGTCGTCTCCGAAGTTAACAAACCGGCTTCGGGCATTATCAGCTCCCATGGTGTGACGGGCGGTGTGTACAAGACTCGAGAACGTATTCACCGCAGCATGTCTGATCTGCGATTACTAGCGATTCCTACTTCATGAAGTCGAGTTGCAGACTTCAATCCGAACTGAGATCGATTTTTTGAGATTTGCTCCATATCACTATATTGCGTCTCTTTGTATCGACCATTGTAGCACGTGTGTCGCCCCACTCGTAAGAGGCATGATGATTTGACGTCATCCCCACCTTCCTCCTGGTTACCCAGGCAGTATTTCCAGAGTTATCAGCTCTATCTGTTATTAACTGAAAATAGGGGTTGCGCTCGTTATCGGACTTAACCGAACATCTCACGACACGAGCTGACGACAACCATGCACCATCTGTCATTCCGTTAGCCTCCGCTATATCTCTATAGCTTTGCGGAAGATGTCAAGAGTGGGTAAGGTTCTCCGCGTATCTTCAAATTAAACCACATGCTCCACCGCTTGTGCGAGTCCCCGTCAATTCCTTTAAGTTTCACTCTTGCGAGCATACTACTCAGGCGGATCATTTAATGCGTTAGCTGCGTCAGTGAACTCTCCACCGACTAATGATC
Coding sequences within:
- the rpsS gene encoding 30S ribosomal protein S19 produces the protein MARSLKKGPFCDDHLMKKVQAILSGDAPKRPIKTWSRRSTIFPDFVGLTFQVHNGKVFNDVFVSPDMVGHKLGEFSPTRTYSGHGADKGKKK
- the rplB gene encoding 50S ribosomal protein L2, yielding MAVKHYKPTSNGRRNMSSLDYKQNLTGHAPEKSLLVPLKKHAGRNNRGIITTRHHGGGTKRKYRLIDFKRNKDGIEATVKTIEYDPNRSANISLVVYKDGEKRYILAPKGLTVGSKIISGESTDIKVGNTLALKNIPDGTLIHNIELQPKAGGIIARSAGTSAQVLGHEENGRYVIVRLKSGEVRKILKDCRATVGVVGNEEHSLVNIGKAGRNRHLGIRPTVRGSAMNPIDHPHGGGEGRQPIGRKAPLTPWGKKALGVKTRSTKKSSNKLIMRRRKVSK
- the rplW gene encoding 50S ribosomal protein L23, which translates into the protein MKLNDIIKYPILTEKTYQQMSDENHRVITFAVDKRTNKVEVRKAVEFIFNVKVEKVNILKVNRKAKRVGRFSGYTSAYKKAMVFLAAGSEINFFPEDVKSEEVKETKAVATQNNELSDAEKKAAEKIKKAEAKKAQK
- the rplD gene encoding 50S ribosomal protein L4, yielding MADVKSTRERWYCTLRDGAEENRKDYWSLKKANEEAIGEFEHQDEAVKKFKSLNLDATLWFQKGGKYVRTIKTLKSENPAEVIVVDSNDDAETKKANEKKFKEAQKARLANTSKKPATKKSTNEAVKVEKSKPTDVTFEAKSLPVNLFGLEELHAQAVFDTIMSDRASRRFSTHKVKNRGEVSGTGKKPWRQKGTGRARTGSLRTPVFVGGGRAFGPTTNKNYSLKVNKKVRALAVKSALSQLAKAKHVLVHEFTLENPSTKEFAKQLKDNNLDSLKHVLVVTSNLNVFLSARNMQNVETVKVTSLQVEALIAADVLVISSEDLKALERLVK
- the rpsJ gene encoding 30S ribosomal protein S10; translation: MKLQIKMKSFDHKLVDAAALKVIALANGEKAVVSGPIPLPTKKEIITILRSVHVNKKSREQFESRTHKRLIYVDGVNEKLADQFQRLELPAGVQISVKTVK